One genomic segment of Polyodon spathula isolate WHYD16114869_AA chromosome 17, ASM1765450v1, whole genome shotgun sequence includes these proteins:
- the LOC121330390 gene encoding uncharacterized protein C14orf28 homolog has product MERNFFFVKYTQNLKNLVINAEGEDGSAQTERPKTLFEEIRALVRNCDEQDRSFWRPVLPWGGVYTIKAGRKAISCTPLYVKINLNNTCTIDGFLMLLYVILRENETFPREVSVYLGKEFIEHFLFLMDSYNYTTVKLLWIWDKMDKRQYRSRIHRAALEIDLFGNEHENFTKNLENLMATLQESFCSSWDCPARLQESLQWTISINPPHGMPHGDLIQSAVDEFFCPKIVLCKEMGCDGQRELSQRMFCHGPPPFVILNMQLWKSEELAYIPYYLALSDHRYLLEGATLFNREEHHYSAAFQIDGCWMHYDGLRSNNLVLLNKPPELLLLSSLVYIRATEK; this is encoded by the exons ATGGAGAGgaattttttctttgtaaaatacaCCCAGAATCTGAAGAACCTCGTGATTAACGCGGAGGGGGAAGACGGCTCGGCGCAGACCGAGAG ACCGAAGACCTTGTTTGAAGAGATCCGTGCCTTGGTCAGGAACTGTGATGAGCAAGACCGGTCCTTCTGGAGGCCTGTCCTTCCCTGGGGCGGCGTTTACACCATCAAGGCAGGGCGCAAAGCCATCTCCTGCACCCCGCTGTACGTGAAGATCAACCTGAACAACACCTGCACCATTGACGGCTTCCTGATGCTGCTCTACGTGATCCTGAGGGAGAACGAGACCTTCCCGCGGGAGGTGTCTGTTTACCTGGGCAAGGAATTCATCGAGCACTTCCTGTTCCTAATGGACTCCTACAACTACACCACGGTCAAGCTGCTGTGGATCTGGGACAAGATGGACAAGCGTCAGTACAGGTCGCGGATTCACAGGGCAGCATTGGAGATCGACCTGTTCGGGAATGAGCACGAGAACTTCACCAAGAACCTGGAGAACCTGATGGCCACCCTGCAGGAGAGCTTCTGCAGCAGCTGGGACTGCCCCGCGCGCCTCCAGGAGAGCCTGCAGTGGACCATCAGCATCAA CCCTCCGCACGGAATGCCCCACGGTGACCTGATTCAGTCTGCAGTGGATGAATTCTTCTGCCCGAAAATAGTGCTTTGCAAGGAAATGGG GTGTGATGGACAGCGGGAACTCTCTCAGAGGATGTTCTGCCACGGCCCGCCCCCGTTCGTCATTTTGAACATGCAGCTGTGGAAGTCCGAGGAGCTGGCCTACATCCCTTATTACCTGGCTTTATCAGACCACAG GTATTTACTGGAGGGCGCCACACTGTTTAACAGAGAGGAGCACCATTACTCCGCGGCGTTCCAGATCGACGGCTGCTGGATGCACTACGACGGGCTTCGAAGCAACAACCTGGTCCTGCTGAATAAACCCCCCGAGCTGCTGCTCCTTTCCTCGCTGGTCTACATCCGAGCGACGGAGAAGTGA
- the LOC121329804 gene encoding ADP-ribosylation factor 6, which translates to MGKMLSKIFGNKEMRILMLGLDAAGKTTILYKLKLGQSVTTIPTVGFNVETVTYKNVKFNVWDVGGQDKIRPLWRHYYTGTQGLIFVVDCADRDRIDEARQELHRIINDREMRDAIILIFANKQDLPDAMKPHEIQEKLGLTRIRDRNWYVQPSCATTGDGLYEGLTWLTSNYKS; encoded by the coding sequence ATGGGGAAAATGCTGTCAAAGATTTTCGGAAACAAGGAAATGCGGATATTGATGCTTGGACTTGACGCAGCGGGCAAGACCACCATCTTATACAAGCTGAAACTGGGCCAGTCCGTCACAACCATCCCCACCGTGGGCTTTAACGTGGAGAccgtcacttacaagaacgtcaaATTCAACGTGTGGGATGTCGGGGGGCAGGATAAGATCCGGCCGCTGTGGAGGCACTATTACACGGGCACCCAGGGGTTAATCTTCGTGGTGGACTGTGCCGACAGAGACCGGATAGACGAGGCCAGGCAAGAGCTGCACCGCATTATCAACGACCGAGAGATGAGGGACGCCATCATTTTGATTTTTGCCAATAAGCAGGACCTGCCCGACGCGATGAAACCGCACGAAATCCAGGAGAAACTGGGCTTGACCCGCATCCGTGACAGAAACTGGTACGTGCAGCCGTCCTGCGCGACCACAGGGGACGGGCTGTACGAAGGACTCACCTGGCTGACTTCCAATTACAAATCTTAA
- the LOC121329576 gene encoding kelch-like protein 28, translated as MEQPAQSYMLASLTRPHSEQLLQGLQLLRQHGELCDIVLRVGDAKIHAHKVVLASISPYFKAMFTGNLSEKENSEVEFQCIDEAALQAIVEYAYTGTVFISQETVESLLPAANLLQIKLVLKECCAFLESQLDASNCIGISRFAETYGCNDLYLAASKFICQHFEEVCRTEEFFELTRAELDEILSNDCLNVVSEETVFYALESWLKYDVQERQQYLAQLLHCVRLPLLSVKFLTRLYEANHLIRDDHTCKHLLNEALKYHFMPEHRLSYQTVLSTRPRCAPKVLCAVGGKAGLFATLESMEMYFPQTDSWIGLAPLSVPRYEFGIAVLDQKVFVLGGIATHMRQGISYRRHESTVESWDPETNTWTLVERMTESRSTLGVVVLAGELYAMGGYDGQYYLQSVEKYIPKVKEWHPVALMMKSRSCFSAAVLDGMIYAIGGYGPAHMNSVERYDPSKDSWEMVAPMADKRINFGVGVMLGFIFVVGGHNGVSHLSSIERYDPHQNQWTVCRPMNEPRTGVGAAIIDNYLYVVGGHSGSSYLNTVQRYDPITDNWLDSNGMMYCRCNYGLTAL; from the exons ATGGAACAGCCTGCCCAGTCCTACATGCTTGCCAGCCTGACGCGACCGCACTCCGAACAGCTCCTGCAGGGCCTGCAGCTCCTCCGGCAGCACGGCGAGCTCTGCGACATCGTGCTGCGCGTCGGCGATGCCAAGATCCACGCGCACAAGGTGGTGCTCGCCAGCATCAGCCCCTACTTCAAAGCCATGTTCACGGGCAACCTCTCGGAGAAGGAGAACTCGGAGGTGGAGTTCCAGTGCATCGACGAGGCAGCCCTGCAG GCCATCGTGGAGTATGCCTACACAGGGACTGTCTTCATCTCCCAAGAGACTGTGGAGTCTCTGCTACCAGCCGCCAACCTGCTGCAGATCAAGCTGGTCCTCAAGGAGTGCTGTGCCTTCCTGGAGAGCCAGCTGGACGCCAGCAACTGCATCGGCATCTCGCGCTTCGCCGAGACCTACGGCTGCAACGACCTGTACCTGGCTGCCTCCAAGTTCATCTGCCAGCACTTCGAGGAGGTGTGCCGGACCGAGGAGTTCTTCGAGCTGACCCGGGCCGAGCTGGACGAGATCCTGTCCAACGATTGCCTCAACGTGGTGTCGGAGGAGACCGTCTTCTACGCCCTGGAGTCCTGGCTCAAGTACGACGTGCAGGAGCGGCAGCAGTACCTGGCCCAGCTGCTGCACTGCGTCAGGCTGCCCCTGCTCAGCGTCAAGTTCCTCACGCGGCTCTACGAGGCTAACCACCTGATCCGGGACGACCACACCTGCAAGCACCTGCTCAACGAGGCGCTCAAGTACCATTTCATGCCTGAGCACAGGCTCTCCTACCAGACCGTCCTCTCCACCCGCCCCCGCTGCGCCCCCAAAGTGCTGTGCGCCGTCGGGGGCAAGGCTGGACTGTTCGCAACACTGGAGAG CATGGAGATGTATTTCCCCCAAACTGACTCGTGGATCGGGCTGGCGCCGCTCAGCGTCCCCCGCTACGAGTTTGGGATCGCGGTCCTGGACCAGAAGGTGTTCGTGCTGGGGGGGATCGCCACGCACATGCGGCAGGGCATCAGCTACCGACGGCACGAGAGCACGGTGGAGAGCTGGGACCCCGAGACCAACACATGGACGCTAGTGGAGCGCATGACGGAGAGCCGCAGCACTCTGGGGGTGGTGGTGCTGGCCGGGGAGCTGTACGCCATGGGCGGCTACGACGGGCAGTACTACCTGCAGTCCGTGGAGAAGTACATCCCCAAGGTGAAGGAGTGGCACCCCGTGGCGCTCATGATGAAGTCCCGGAGCTGCTTCTCAGCGGCGGTGCTCGACGGGATGATCTATGCCATCGGAGGGTACGGCCCTGCGCACATGAACAG TGTGGAGCGCTACGACCCCAGCAAGGACTCCTGGGAGATGGTGGCACCAATGGCGGATAAAAGAATAAACTTTGGCGTGGGCGTCATGCTGGGCTTTATATTCGTTGTGGGCGGGCACAATGGGGTTTCTCACTTGTCCAGTATCGAGAGGTACGATCCCCATCAGAATCAGTGGACCGTGTGCAGGCCGATGAACGAACCCAGAACAG GGGTGGGTGCTGCCATCATCGATAACTACCTCTATGTGGTGGGAGGACATTCAGGGTCATCGTACCTGAATACTGTTCAGAGGTACGACCCAATCACAGACAACTGGTTGGACTCCAATGGCATGATGTACTGCCGCTGTAACTATGGCCTGACTGCTCTGTGA